A segment of the Ipomoea triloba cultivar NCNSP0323 chromosome 1, ASM357664v1 genome:
TGATTTCTAGTCCATCTTATATTGTGCACTGTACTACAAATTCtacaaaaaattatgtgtctgcagacatattaataaattatgtcttgtaaataaattgaaagtgcatatatatatatatatatatatatatataagttaacaacatattatgtgcatgcagttaacatattatgcaaattttgttaataaactatgtgtatgtaaataaattgaagccgtagtataatttgttaattacatacacataaacatattatattattatgcgTCTATAGTtaaagttaatatattatatgctttcaatttatttacgcATAATATGTTAACGGCATGTATATAATAGGTTAACAGTAAATACATAATCTGAATATCATTTTAGACTAGAGTCTATAGTACAAGATGGACCCTgctccatgatataatttgtcagATGATTTTCTTTGGGCCTTGGGCTTGTTAGAGTGTTTTGATTGAGTATTGTATTGGTCTAGAAGATATGTTTTATTCTTCGTGTAGTTGTATGCTaacgttataccgtggaccagggtctagaatgcattgtggaccttggTCTGAAACGGGCCGCGCGTACGACGTATTgcaggtttaaaaaaaaaatatatatatatatatatatatatatatatatatatatatatatatatatatatatataaNNNNNNNNNNNNNNNNNNNNNNNNNNNNNNNNNNNNNNNNNNNNNNNNNNNNNNNNNNNNNNNNNNNNNNNNNNNNNNNNNNNNNNNNNNNNNNNNNNNNNNNNNNNNNNNNNNNNNNNNNNNNNNNNNNNNNNNNNNNNNNNNNNNNNNNNNNNNNNNNNNNNNNNNNNNNNNNNNNNNNNNNNNNNNNNNNNNNNNNNNNNNNNNNNNNNNNNNNNNNNNNNNNNNNNNNNNNNNNNNNNNNNNNNNNNNNNNNNNNNNNNNNNNNNNNNNNNNNNNNNNNNNNNNNNNNNNNNNNNNNNNNNNNNNNNNNNNNNNNNNNNNNNNNNNNNNNNNNNNNNNNNNNNNNNNNNNNNNNNNNNNNNNNNNNNNNNNNNNNNNNNNNNNNNNNNNNNNNNNNNNNNNNNNNNNNNNNNNNNNNNNNNNNNNNNNNNNNNNNNNNNNNNNNNNNNNNNNNNNNNNNNNNNNNNNNNNNNNNNNNNNNNNNNNNNNNNNNNNNNNNNNNNNNNNNNNNNNNNNNNNNNNNNNNNNNNNNNNNNNNNNNNNNNNNNNNNNNNNNNNNNNNNNNNNNNNNNNNNNNNNNNNNNNNNNNNNNNNNNNNNNNNNNNNNNNNNNNNNNNNNNNNNNNNNNNNNNNNNNNNNNNNNNNNNNNNNNNNNNNNNNNNNNNNNNNNNNNNNNNNNNNNNNNNNNNNNNNNNNNNNNNNNNNNNNNNNNNNNNNNNNNNNNNNNNNNNNNNNNNNNNNNNNNNNNNNNNNNNNNNNNNNATTgcaggtttaaaaaaaaaaaatatatatatatatatatatatatatatatatatatatatatatatatatatatatatataaaactgtaatttgaataacaacaaaaacagtgacgaagaagcaagaacaaaaaaacacacaagtccatcagatcacaaaaacacacgacaaaaggtgaatatttaaacaacattgtaaaatttgaaaaacatggaacataagagataatacttgggcttatattctgtgtatcctaacattcaaatgcacaaacacatcacaacctgtgttaataacatgaatacacagaacagttgcctagaatacaatattgacacaaaatacacagaactcatcctcctaccattcgaatgttactaacatgaatacacagaatggttgcctagaatacacagaacgtttgcctagaatatatagaatattgacacaaaatacacagaaatcatccttctaacattcgaatgttactaacatgaatacacagaatgtttgcctagaatacacagagtatttgacacaaaatacacagaactcatcctcctaacattcgaatgcacaaacacatcacaacttgtgttaataacatgaatacacagaacgattgtctagaatacacaaaatacacagaacttatcctcctaaacattcgaatgtacaaacacatcacaacctgtgttactaacatgaatacacagaacgattgcctagaatacacagaatgattgcctagaatacacagaactcatctcctaacattttggtacggggtgcacaatgcattgtgcaccctggtccacgatataaattgccttaaCAAAATATGAGCAATTTATATCTCTAAGGTTTACATAGATTATGGACCCTAGATCAAAATTATGAGATGCAAAATTAATACtcttaaggtacataattttataataaaaaaatacaaaaaatcgcaacataagacacatacacatgtatatatttacttgtttttaaaatctgatttaggtacacaatttgtttttataggcacaaaatttcacaacacaagacacaaaaattcataacataagacataattattaatttattttatgtacaaaattcatactcttcGCTGATTACATAAACAATTTAGGACTTTTgctgatttgaaaaaattattttgactaAGTCTAGAGGGAAAGAAGTTATATTTCATACAAGTTTTATTAAggaatttacttttttttactCCTTGAATTAACTTTGTCAATGCACCACTAACGTCAGGGACTAAATTTGTCACTTCAATCATAATCGATggactaaaaataaatacgataacagatattacattgtaacagagtcagtagcactcaaaaaaaattattttaaagaattgaATATATTCCACGTAAACGAAAGAAACAACTTTTCATCGCGTTTTTAAACTCCGTAATAAAAAAACAGAATTCAGATAGAACACGTAACACTGGTCTCACTCAACAAGCACGTTTTTGTACGATCGTGTTTTTGGCTAGTAGTAGACCAAACAgtcacttaaaaaaataataataattattccaaaaaaaaataaataataataataatattttttttaattttgtttttgtaaaaTTTGTGTGCACCTTCTTAGTTCACACGAAAATTGTGGCTACTGCATCTTCAACTGGATCCCTAGCCTCCAAACTCAATCTCATTTCAATCACTCCATCAATGGCGGCCACCGCTTCTCCAAACCCTTCCTTCGCCGCCACAATCTCCGACCACTCTTCCAAATCCCCTAAGATCCTTCAAAGATTTACTTTCCGTCTCCCGCACAGCTTCAGAAAGACCGCCGCTCCTCTTTTCCCGACTCACAGCCGCCGCCGCCATTCTCAAATCTCCAATGTTCTGTCTTCGTCGTCGTCGTCCTCCTCCACTGCCGTTCCTAAGGCGCCGCCGAAGGCAGCGGAGGCCTTCGTGTCCCGATTCGCTCCCGACGAGCCGCGGAAGGGGTGCGATGTGCTCGTGGAAGCGCTGGAGCGGGAGGGCGTGACGGACGTGTTCGCCTACCCCGGCGGCGCGTCCATGGAGATTCATCAGGCGCTCACGCGCTCCAAGGTGATCAGGAATGTCCTCCCGCGTCACGAGCAGGGCGGCGTGTTCGCCGCCGAGGGGTACGCGCGGGCCACGGGCTTCCCCGGCGTCTGCATCGCTACCTCCGGCCCCGGCGCCACCAACCTCGTGAGCGGACTCGCCGACGCGCTTCTGGATAGCTGTCCCATTGTGGCCATTACTGGACAGGTGCCTCGGAGGATGATTGGGACTGACGCTTTCCAGGAAACCCCAATCGTTGAGGTAACTCGATCAATTACGAAGCATAATTATTTAGTTTTAGACGTAGAGGATATCCCTCGCATTGTTCGTGAGGCGTTTTTCCTGGCCAAATCGGGCCGTCCTGGCCCGGTTTTGATTGACGTTCCCAAGGATATACAGCAACAGCTGGTTATCCCCAATTGGGATCAGCCTATGAGATTGCCTGGATACTTATCTCGTTTGCCAAAACCCCCAAGTGATATGCTGTTGGAGCAAATAGTGAGGCTAATTTCTGAGTCCAAGAAGCCTGTCCTTTATGTGGGGGGTGGGTCTTTACAGTCAAGTGAGGAGTTGAGGCGATTTGTGGAGCTAACTGGGATTCCTGTGGCTAGTACTTTAATGGGGCTTGGATCATATCCTTCCTCAGATGAACTTTCACTTCAAATGCTGGGAATGCATGGGACTGTGTATGCTAATTACTCTGTTGACAAGAGTGATCTGTTGCTTGCATTTGGGGTGAGGTTCGACGACCGTGTGACTGGGAAGCTGGAGGCTTTTGCTAGTCGGGCGAAGATTGTGCACATTGATATTGATTCCGCGGAGATTGGGAAGAATAAGCAGCCCCATGTGTCGATTTGTGCGGATTTGAAGTTGGCCCTGCAGGGGCTGAATTCGATACTGGAGGAGAGGATTGGTAAGCTGAAGTTGGATTTCTCGGCTTGGAGACAGGAGTTGAATGAGCAGAAGGAGAAGTTCCCGTTGGGTTATAAGACGTTTGAGGATGCCATTTCTCCCCAGTATGCTATTCAGGTTCTTGATGAGCTGACGAACGGAAATGCTATAATTAGTACTGGTGTTGGGCAGCACCAGATGTGGGCTGCCCAGTTTTACAAGTATCGGGAGCCCCGCCAGTGGTTGACCTCTGGTGGGTTAGGGGCGATGGGTTTTGGATTGCCAGCGGCAATTGGAGCAGCGGTTGGAAGACCGGATGCAGTGGTTGTGGATATCGATGGCGATGGTAGTTTCATAATGAATGTGCAGGAATTGGCCACGATTCGAGTGGAGAATCTCCCGGTTAAAATTCTGCTGTTGAATAACCAGCACTTAGGGATGGTGGTTCAATGGGAGGATCGCTTCTACAAGGCAAACAGAGCACATACTTACCTGGGAAACCCTGCTAACGAGCACCAGATATTCCCGAACATGCTGAAGTTTGCAGAGGCTTGTGACATACCCGCTGCTCGTGTGACCAAGAAGGACGATCTCCGGGCTGCTATTCAGACGATGCTCGACACCCCTGGGCCGTACTTGTTGGACGTGATTGTGCCACATCAGGAACACGTCCTGCCTATGATCCCTAGCGGCGGCAGTTTCAACGATGTGATCACCGAGGGGGATGGCAGAACCTCATACTGAGAGGCAGCCATTAGCAAGCTAGTTTTAGGCCTTTTTATGCACAAGGACCAGTCCTAGCAAAAAGTACTTGCAAGTTTAGTTCTGTTAAAGCTATGTTCTGTTTATTGCAACTGTAGTACTGTTCTAGCAGGTTGTTAATATTACCAACTTTGATATCAGTTTTATTTAATACTTAGTTGTTTGGATgccttttttaaaatatcacatTCTATGCAGAGTATGGGTCTAGAAGTTATGCATTTCCACTTCATTCAAGTTAGGTTATTTGCTTACTGACTTTGTTTAGTGTGTGATAAAAGTAATGATATGAAAGTTGTCATCAGATGCTATTTAAGAAACAAGAAACATAGATTGAAAGAATCATAGTAATGATTCCAGTGATTTCTCCAACAACAAATGGAGAAATCTTGCAAGCATTAAAACAAGCTAAGATTCTAGAAGTAGTGTGAGAATCTACAGCTTGCACGGGTAGCTCAGTTGGGAGTTCAGTATCAAGTCCTGATGTTCAGTATCAAGTCCTGATAGTCCTAGTGTAGCTCAGTTGGGAGTTCAGTATCAAGTCCTGATAGTCCTAGTGTAGCTTTCAGTGTGATGTGATCAAGTCCTGATAGTCCTAGTGTAGCTAATAGCTCGACAGGTAGCTCAGTTGGGACTTGAGAGCTCCATTGGTTTCAGTGTGATCAAGTTCTGACAGTCGCAGTGTAGCCAAGGTGAGGGATTTTCACTTTTGTGGGCAAGGTAATCTAAAATAGCATGGGTGTATATAATGTGGGAGTAATAGATTTCCACTTTTGTGGGCAAGGTAATCTAAAATAACATGGGTGTATATAATGTGGGAGTAATAGCTCGCACGGTTAGCTCAATTGATTTCAGTGTGACCAAGTCCTGAGAGTCACAGTGCAGGCAGGGTGAAGAATTTCGACTTTTGTGGGCAAGGTAATCTAAAATAACATGGTATATATAATGTGGGAGTAATATCTGAACATGTGAAACTTGTGCTGTATATTTTGGGAGTGGTTTTTTCTGTCAAATTTGCATGTTTGTGAACTTGCAAACCCTGAAAGAAGTGATGTGAAAAGACATACTCAAGTTCTCAAAatttgaagaagaaaagggTGCTATCTTACAAGGTGAAGATCAACGTGGCtactgatgggtaaatacccccaagGACTACTGTAGAAGTACAATGTATTATTGTATCCTAAAAgatcgggtgtcccttagaaattgttaaatggcaagtgacctttggggaatattatattcctgaagggtcagatcctatttctatataaagNCGCCGAAAGGATATTTGGTTGTGGCGGTCATGAACTCTGTTCGATCACTTTCCTCCCGCTCGTCGCCGCAGTCCACCGTAACCGCCATCACTCCCTGGTCGAGATCAAGGAACGCCGCCAGCCACCGCCGCTCCATCGCTACCGCCGCCAGCTTCCGCAATCGCCCGTGAGACCCAGCTGCAAAACTCCGAGCGTGTTCGGCGGTGACTGCGAACCAAGGAGCAACGGCGATCTGGCTCCCCACGCAAAACAACAGGCGAAGAAGTTTTGTTACGCCAGCCATATCTATGATGCTGTTCAGCATGTTGTTAGTGGTTCCATGGATGAGATCAATGCTCCTCTTCTGCAAATTTGATTGGTCAACGTTGCACAGGGCTCA
Coding sequences within it:
- the LOC116024994 gene encoding acetolactate synthase 2, chloroplastic-like — its product is MAATASPNPSFAATISDHSSKSPKILQRFTFRLPHSFRKTAAPLFPTHSRRRHSQISNVLSSSSSSSSTAVPKAPPKAAEAFVSRFAPDEPRKGCDVLVEALEREGVTDVFAYPGGASMEIHQALTRSKVIRNVLPRHEQGGVFAAEGYARATGFPGVCIATSGPGATNLVSGLADALLDSCPIVAITGQVPRRMIGTDAFQETPIVEVTRSITKHNYLVLDVEDIPRIVREAFFLAKSGRPGPVLIDVPKDIQQQLVIPNWDQPMRLPGYLSRLPKPPSDMLLEQIVRLISESKKPVLYVGGGSLQSSEELRRFVELTGIPVASTLMGLGSYPSSDELSLQMLGMHGTVYANYSVDKSDLLLAFGVRFDDRVTGKLEAFASRAKIVHIDIDSAEIGKNKQPHVSICADLKLALQGLNSILEERIGKLKLDFSAWRQELNEQKEKFPLGYKTFEDAISPQYAIQVLDELTNGNAIISTGVGQHQMWAAQFYKYREPRQWLTSGGLGAMGFGLPAAIGAAVGRPDAVVVDIDGDGSFIMNVQELATIRVENLPVKILLLNNQHLGMVVQWEDRFYKANRAHTYLGNPANEHQIFPNMLKFAEACDIPAARVTKKDDLRAAIQTMLDTPGPYLLDVIVPHQEHVLPMIPSGGSFNDVITEGDGRTSY